Proteins co-encoded in one Daphnia carinata strain CSIRO-1 chromosome 3, CSIRO_AGI_Dcar_HiC_V3, whole genome shotgun sequence genomic window:
- the LOC130697599 gene encoding large ribosomal subunit protein uL15-like: MSTNRKKTRKLRGHVSHGHGRIGKHRKHPGGRGNAGGMHHHRINFDKYHPGYFGKVGMRNFHLRKNQHHMPAINLDKLWTLVTEQTKEKYKNHPEKKVPIIDVVRAGYYKVLGKGILPKQPVIVKAKFFSRIAETKIKSVGGACILTA, from the exons ATG TCGACCAATCGAAAGAAGACCAGGAAACTTCGTGGTCATGTCAGCCATGGCCACGGTCGTATCG GCAAGCACCGTAAGCATCCTGGTGGTCGCGGTAACGCTGGTGGTATGCACCATCACCGCATCAACTTCGACAAGTACCATCCCGGTTACTTCGGCAAG gTTGGTATGAGAAACTTCCACTTGCGTAAGAACCAACACCACATGCCAGCCATCAACCTTGACAAGCTGTGGACCCTGGTTACTGAACAGACCAAGGAGAAGTACAAGAACCACCCTGAAAAGAAAGTCCCCATCATTGATGTTGTGCGAGCT gGTTACTACAAGGTTTTGGGCAAAGGTATTCTCCCCAAGCAGCCTGTCATTGTCAAGGCTAAATTCTTCTCCAGGATTGCAGAGACCAAGATCAAGTCTGTTGGTGGAGCCTGTATTTTGACTGCTTAA